The Pochonia chlamydosporia 170 chromosome 1, whole genome shotgun sequence genome window below encodes:
- a CDS encoding MFS transporter (similar to Neosartorya fischeri NRRL 181 XP_001267359.1) → MSSSAAEDGVAIPNRGPAVFAVTTATLVLASVFVVARMICRFFIVRRVSWDDRIMILAWLIAFFLSFSICYGSTVGLGKHDENISDADWPKLRRSEYVFSILYNPALMATKTAILIFYLRLAKNTQIVLRYASWATLAVVNVAGLVLTFMNIFQCNPVSAAWNTEATGSTKCIPLLTEFICAAPVNIVTDLAILALPIPVLTGMRLPSRQKTILVITFTLGIFVTIVDVVRIYYLQKAISDVPTSSTSDPNSRFGGRQDFAWNASLSFMWSAVEVNVGMTCACIPTLKPLVLKLLPAMLYDPHGTRTRTLKSQSDADAPPSRNLVSATREPMPVATPDSSNGSSSGGTKSNSSNEDPISAMEFLTTPDMRTLGDSTHPELMATRAQTNATVSTSSVENGIYFGFVNMTKPKSMLRANATESFKYCTIVAILFFLWGLSYGLLNTLNNAIAVVNHMSTAQTLGLTSAYFGVGYFFGPLLVGEWILRRDEHNRSRRHEKNEAEHVGGYKVTFIVGLCIYGIGTIIFWPSAVTNSYGGFMLSSVVVGFGLSVLEVAANSFMILCGPPEYGETRLLLAQAVQGVGSVVSGLLAQKVFFSGISQDSMARSNSMTLINVQWTYLGITLLCVVLGLFFFYMPLPEVSDSELEFAADKLPIDTTKRSIAGLQLRTVSLVLAVFAQYMYVAGQESNSIYFRSLLVSILPNAPTGADAASGTTKSGSTYDPDKPPGIAISIPDYLLVGHTAFAVSRFLAGCLTYFAVSNRHLPRPRTILTACISLCFLFALLPVVLHPPNPDFLVIPVVLFYFSEGPIWPLLFAIGLRGQGRRTKRAAAFITMGGSGPAFFPFVMYAIIEQGGSVQTAYIVIIALQISMIVYPIFLHCSHSASLLVDPNPDVRAALEQEGDERLTDQVVNSRRNQKSGLFGGLFSSVKGYGRRKSSQPQFQHNEGVAS, encoded by the coding sequence AtgtcttcttcggcggcggAAGATGGTGTTGCAATCCCGAATCGCGGCCCGGCCGTGTTCGCCGTCACAACAGCAACTCTGGTTCTGGCTTCAGTCTTTGTCGTCGCCCGCATGATATGCCGGTTCTTTATAGTCCGACGAGTTAGCTGGGATGACAGGATTATGATCCTGGCTTGGCTCATcgccttctttctctccttctccatctgCTATGGTTCCACGGTTGGCTTGGGGAAACATGACGAGAATATTAGCGATGCCGACTGGCCGAAACTGCGCCGCTCCGAATACGTCTTTTCCATATTATACAACCCGGCTCTTATGGCGACGAAAACAGCTATTTTGATATTTTACTTGCGCTTAGCCAAAAACACCCAAATAGTGTTGCGGTATGCCTCGTGGGCAACGCTGGCGgtcgtcaatgttgctggcctCGTCCTCACCTTTATGAACATATTCCAGTGCAACCCGGTATCAGCGGCCTGGAACACAGAGGCAACTGGATCGACAAAATGTATTCCACTGTTGACCGAGTTCATATGCGCCGCCCCAGTCAACATCGTTACCGATCTAGCCATCCTCGCTCTTCCCATTCCAGTACTGACAGGTATGCGACTGCCCTCACGGCAAAAGACAATTCTCGTCATCACCTTCACATTGGGTATTTTCGTCACCATTGTTGATGTTGTCCGCATATACTACCTTCAAAAGGCCATTTCCGACGTACCCACGAGCTCTACCAGCGACCCCAACTCACGGTTCGGCGGCCGTCAAGACTTTGCGTGGAATGCATCATTGTCATTCATGTGGAGCGCCGTAGAGGTTAATGTTGGTATGACTTGCGCGTGTATTCCGACTCTGAAACCTCTCGTCCTCAAACTATTACCCGCCATGCTGTACGATCCACACGGAACAAGAACTCGCACACTCAAGTCTCAGAGTGACGCCGATGCTCCACCGTCCAGAAATCTTGTCAGTGCCACCCGCGAGCCTATGCCCGTGGCTACTCCGGACTCGAGCAATGGCAGTAGTAGTGGAGGAACAAAGTCCAACTCAAGTAATGAAGATCCTATAAGCGCCATGGAGTTTCTTACAACACCGGATATGAGAACCCTTGGCGACAGCACGCACCCGGAACTGATGGCAACGCGCGCACAGACAAACGCCACAGTTTCGACGTCGTCAGTCGAAAATGGCATCTATTTTGGCTTTGTCAATATGACCAAGCCAAAGAGTATGCTCCGCGCCAACGCCACCGAATCTTTCAAATATTGCACCATTGTCGCAATCCTTTTTTTCTTATGGGGGTTGTCCTATGGCCTCCTTAACACGCTCAATAATGCCATTGCAGTTGTCAACCACATGTCAACCGCACAGACTCTCGGGCTGACCAGCGCATATTTTGGCGTTGGCTACTTTTTCGGCCCATTGCTCGTGGGGGAATGGATCTTGCGGAGAGATGAGCACAATCGGTCAAGACGCCACGAAAAGAATGAAGCTGAACATGTGGGTGGCTACAAGGTCACATTTATTGTTGGCCTATGCATTTACGGCATCGGCACCATCATATTTTGGCCATCGGCCGTGACCAATTCGTATGGTGGGTTTATGCTGAGTAGCGTTGTGGTTGGATTCGGCCTTTCCGTGTTGGAAGTGGCTGCGAATTCATTCATGATACTCTGCGGACCACCTGAGTACGGCGAAACCAGATTGTTGTTGGCGCAAGCCGTGCAGGGCGTTGGTAGTGTCGTCAGCGGGTTGCTTGCTCAGAAGGTCTTCTTCTCCGGCATTAGCCAGGACAGCATGGCCAGATCAAACAGTATGACGCTCATAAACGTGCAGTGGACGTATTTGGGTATCACTCTGCTGTGTGTTGTGCTGGGCTTATTTTTCTTTTACATGCCTCTGCCGGAAGTCAGCGACAGCGAGCTCGAGTTTGCTGCAGACAAACTTCCAATCGATACAACCAAGCGCAGCATTGCAGGCTTACAACTGCGAACCGTCAGTCTTGTACTGGCCGTCTTTGCCCAGTACATGTAcgttgctggccaagaaagTAACAGCATCTATTTTCGCAGCCTTCTCGTTTCTATTCTTCCGAATGCCCCAACCGGTGCAGACGCAGCCTCCGGCACGACCAAGTCTGGGTCCACGTACGACCCTGACAAACCGCCTGGCATTGCAATCTCTATTCCCGACTACCTACTCGTGGGGCATACTGCGTTCGCCGTGTCCAGGTTCCTCGCTGGCTGCCTGACGTACTTTGCAGTTTCCAATCGTCATCTCCCGCGGCCTCGCACGATTCTCACTGCCTGCATTAGCTTGTGTTTTCTCTTCGCCTTGCTCCCGGTTGTGCTCCATCCACCCAACCCCGACTTCCTGGTTATACCTGTTGTGCTATTCTATTTCTCCGAAGGGCCTATCTGGCCGCTTCTGTTTGCCATTGGCCTACGCGGTCAAGGACGTCGAACAAAGCGAGCAGCAgcattcatcaccatgggcGGTTCTGGGCCGGCATTCTTCCCTTTTGTCATGTACGCGATCATTGAACAAGGCGGGAGCGTTCAGACGGCATACATTGTCATCATAGCACTACAAATTTCTATGATTGTGTACCCCATATTTCTTCACTGTTCCCACAGCGCGAGCCTGTTGGTTGATCCTAACCCGGATGTCCGAGCAGCACTGGAGCAAGAGGGCGATGAAAGGTTAACCGACCAGGTTGTGAATAGCAGACGAAATCAGAAGAGCGGGCTCTTTGGAGGCCTTTTCAGCAGTGTCAAGGGATATGGGAGGCGAAAATCGTCCCAACCACAATTTCAGCATAACGAAGGCGTTGCATCATGA
- a CDS encoding ferric reductase-like transmembrane component (similar to Cordyceps militaris CM01 XP_006673641.1), whose amino-acid sequence MAGYDEAQLRRFALRAKRNEQSTLGFILALVFVGLLYTVFHQIRQSNHWMRRRKGGIKLPSPLAATSRYIRKLFLKRVVGLPSLGHAGVTTIFVALNLVGLFANLGESASMMSNIASRSGWCVSPTLIETVQKPNHILPRLAIANLVFVIFFALKNTPLAFLTAWSYERLNCLHRIAGYTAVSHVIIHTSCYSYYFCSMNRCSRLLETSDIFGIVAGSCWALLALAAIFIRRWWYELFYYIHVTLWIVSIVSIGLHQSKFTTKIVIGTVVAGSMWGLDRLIRFVRLMINSTNNTATLTPLPNGGTRVTLAKPPMGAISGKHCFLWIPRIRLFETHPFTIASADPLEFVVVSHNGFTGDLHKYAIDHPGQPLKASIEGPYGTVPDPSAFETVVLVAGGSGASFTFGLAHALLGRVTSSTTRRVVFVWVVKYNSYLKWFAEHLITLKNDPRFTIRVFITRSEPPLPPSSSAGSECSTSKCIEHVSIREETLEKDAIRRVRPSPSESSIDLEKSPPSSDTEAVSAEATWRPVDFHGIPITYKRPDVVTLIREAVNDTPSDDRVLISGCGPAKLMHIIRETTASCIRSDGPSIELHCEQFGW is encoded by the exons atggcaGGCTATGACGAGGCACAACTTCGCAGGTTTGCCCTGCGAGCAAAGAGAAACGAGCAGTCTACGTTGGGATTCATACTCGCCCTGGTCTTTGTTGGTCTGCTCTACACAGTCTTCCACCAGATTAGGCAGTCTAATCACTGGATGAGGCGGCGAAAGGGAGGCATCAAGCTGCCATCACCGTTGGCAGCCACATCCAG ATATATCAGGAAACTGTTTTTGAAGCGTGTAGTGGGACTACCATCTCTTGGTCATGCAGGTGTAACAACAATATTCGTTGCACTCAATCTCGTCGGCTTGTTCGCCAACTTGGGTGAGAGTGCAAGCATGATGAGCAATATTGCTTCACGATCCGGTTGGTGCGTATCCCCAACACTCATTGAAACAGTTCAAAAACCTAATCATATCCTACCTAGGCTGGCCATTGCGAATCTTGTCTTTGTCATCTTTTTTGCCCTCAAAAACACCCCCCTTGCCTTCTTGACTGCGTGGTCGTACGAACGTCTAAACTGCCTTCACAGAATCGCCGGCTATACGGCGGTGTCTCATGTCATCATTCATACGTCTTGTTACTCTTACTACTTTTGTAGCATGAACAGGTGCAGTCGCTTACTGGAAACGTCCGACATATTTGGCATTGTCGCTGGCTCATGCTGGGCtttgttggctctggctgccatcttcattcGCCGCTGGTGGTACGAACTATTCTATTATATCCATGTAACCCTTTGGATCGTGTCAATTGTTTCGATTGGGCTTCACCAATCTAAATTCACCACCAAGATCGTCATTGGTACTGTAGTTGCTGGTTCCATGTGGGGATTAGATCGTCTCATTCGATTTGTTCGTCTCATGatcaacagcaccaacaacacgGCAACGCTTACGCCACTGCCAAACGGTGGTACTCGAGTTACATTAGCCAAACCTCCTATGGGTGCTATTTCTGGAAAACATTGTTTCTTGTGGATTCCTCGCATTCGACTCTTCGAAACCCATCCCTTCACGATTGCTTCCGCCGACCCACTCGAGTTTGTTGTTGTATCTCATAACGGCTTTACGGGTGACTTACACAAATACGCCATTGACCATCCTGGACAACCACTCAAGGCGTCCATTGAAGGACCGTACGGCACCGTTCCCGATCCTTCTGCTTTTGAAACTGTCGTCctggtggctggtggtaGTGGAGCTAGCTTTACCTTTGGTTTGGCTCATGCGCTGCTGGGACGAGTCACGAGCAGCACGACAAGACGTGTTGTCTTTGTATGGGTAGTCAAGTACAACT CTTATTTGAAATGGTTTGCGGAACATCTCATCACTCTGAAAAATGACCCTCGGTTTACAATCCGAGTCTTCATCACTCGGTCGGAACCACCCCTGCCCCCTTCTTCCAGTGCTGGCTCCGAGtgctcaacatcaaaatgtaTTGAGCATGTCAGTATCAGAGAAGAGACTCTCGAGAAGGATGCAATTCGTCGAGTtcgtccatcaccatcagaGTCGTCTATTGACTTGGAAAAGTCTCCGCCGTCATCTGATACGGAGGCTGTGTCTGCTGAAGCAACGTGGCGCCCAGTAGACTTCCACGGCATACCTATCACATACAAAAGACCTGACGTGGTCACGTTGATTCGTGAAGCAGTCAATGACACCCCTTCAGACGACCGGGTTCTCATTTCTGGATGCGGCCCGGCTAAACTCATGCATATAATAAGAGAAACCACAGCGAGCTGCATCAGGTCGGATGGTCCTAGTATTGAGCTGCATTGTGAACAATTTGGATGGTGA